In Gemmatimonas sp. UBA7669, a genomic segment contains:
- a CDS encoding proline dehydrogenase family protein has protein sequence MLRTSLLYFSRQQRVFNLIKNVGFARKMASRFVAGETIHTAMDAVAELNAKGITASLDLLGESVTNEAEARETGRQYLELLDGINKRKLDANVSVKLTAMGQDISDELGIEVVREVIARAKSYDSFVRLDMESSAYTDRTLDAFERHLFPGHENNVGIVLQSALRRTLDDVDRANRLQCRVRICKGAYLEPPEVAFPDKADVDRNYVAAMHRLMEHGRYPGIATHDEAIIAEAKRFAKEKGIAPDRFEFQMLYGVRRDLQEQIVKEGYRIRVYVPFGSQWYPYLMRRLAERPANIAFMAGNIVKESFRR, from the coding sequence ATGCTCCGCACATCCCTGCTCTACTTCTCGCGCCAGCAGCGCGTTTTCAATCTCATCAAGAACGTCGGCTTCGCGCGCAAGATGGCCTCGCGCTTCGTGGCCGGCGAGACCATCCACACCGCCATGGACGCCGTGGCGGAGCTGAACGCCAAGGGCATCACGGCCTCGCTGGACTTGCTCGGCGAGAGCGTGACCAATGAGGCCGAGGCGCGCGAAACAGGCCGGCAGTATCTCGAACTGCTTGACGGCATCAACAAGCGAAAGCTCGACGCCAATGTGTCCGTCAAACTGACGGCCATGGGACAGGACATCTCGGACGAACTCGGCATCGAAGTGGTGCGCGAGGTCATCGCACGGGCCAAGTCCTACGACAGCTTTGTGCGTCTCGACATGGAGTCGAGTGCCTACACGGACAGGACGCTGGACGCGTTCGAGCGGCATTTGTTCCCGGGTCACGAGAACAACGTGGGCATCGTGCTGCAGAGCGCGCTGCGCCGCACGCTGGACGACGTGGATCGTGCCAATCGGCTGCAGTGCCGCGTGCGTATCTGCAAGGGCGCCTATCTGGAACCGCCCGAAGTGGCCTTTCCCGACAAGGCCGACGTGGATCGCAACTACGTCGCGGCCATGCATCGTCTCATGGAGCACGGGCGGTATCCGGGCATTGCCACGCACGACGAGGCCATCATCGCCGAGGCCAAGCGCTTCGCGAAGGAGAAGGGCATCGCGCCCGACCGCTTCGAGTTCCAGATGCTCTATGGCGTGCGCCGCGACCTGCAGGAGCAGATTGTGAAGGAGGGCTACCGCATTCGTGTGTACGTGCCCTTCGGCAGCCAGTGGTATCCCTATCTCATGCGTCGACTCGCGGAGCGGCCGGCCAACATTGCCTTCATGGCCGGCAACATCGTGAAGGAGTCCTTCCGTCGCTGA